One window of the Trifolium pratense cultivar HEN17-A07 linkage group LG2, ARS_RC_1.1, whole genome shotgun sequence genome contains the following:
- the LOC123908627 gene encoding sorbitol dehydrogenase gives MGKGGMSVDDDQQNMAAWLVGLNTLKIQPFNLPSLGPHDVRIRMKAVGICGSDVHYLKTMRCADFIVKEPMVIGHECAGIIEEVGSQVQSLVPGDRVAIEPGISCWRCDHCKLGRYNLCPEMKFFATPPVHGSLANQIVHPADLCFKLPDNVSLEEGAMCEPLSVGVHACRRANIGPETNVLIMGAGPIGLVTMLSARAFGAPRIVVVDVDDHRLSVAKSLGADDIVKVSTNIQDVAEEVKQIHNVMGAGVDVTFDCAGFNKTMTTALNATQPGGKVCLVGMGHSEMTVPLTPAAAREVDVVGIFRYKNTWPLCLEFIKSGKIDVKPLITHRFGFSQKEVEEAFETSARGGNAIKVMFNL, from the exons gaCCACATGATGTCAGAATTAGAATGAAAGCTGTTGGAATCTGTGGGAGTGATGTTCACTACCTCAAG ACAATGAGATGTGCCGATTTTATAGTTAAAGAACCGATGGTTATTGGTCATGAGTGTGCTGGGATAATAGAAGAAGTAGGTAGTCAGGTACAGAGTTTGGTGCCTGGTGACCGTGTGGCGATCGAGCCTGGGATCAGTTGTTGGCGTTGTGACCATTGCAAACTTGGTCGATATAATCTTTGCCCTGAGATGAAGTTTTTTGCTACTCCACCAGTTCATGGTTCCTTGGCTAATCAG ATAGTACATCCGGCAGACCTATGCTTTAAACTACCAGACAATGTAAGCTTGGAGGAAGGGGCAATGTGTGAACCATTAAGTGTCGGTGTTCATGCGTGTAGGAGAGCTAATATCGGACCGGAAACAAATGTTTTGATTATGGGAGCAGGACCTATCGGACTTGTTACAATGCTTTCAGCTCGTGCTTTTGGTGCACCTAGGATTGTCGTTGTGGATGTAGATGACCATCGTTTATCTGTTGCAAAAAGTCTCGGTGCAGATGACATTGTTAAAGTTTCAACAAACATTCAG GATGTAGCGGAAGAAGTTAAGCAGATTCATAATGTTATGGGAGCTGGTGTAGATGTTACCTTTGATTGTGCTGGTTTTAACAAAACCATGACTACAGCATTGAATGCTACTCAACCAGGTGGCAAAGTTTGTCTAGTCGGAATGGGTCATTCCGAAATGACCGTGCCACTCACACCAGCTGCTGCAAG GGAAGTTGATGTGGTTGGCATTTTCCGCTATAAGAATACATGGCCTCTATGCCTTGAGTTTATAAAGAGTGGCAAAATTGATGTAAAACCACTTATAACTCATAGGTTTGGATTTTCACAAAAGGAAGTGGAAGAAGCCTTTGAAACAAGTGCTCGTGGTGGTAATGCTATTAAGGTCATGTTTAATCTTTAG